A genomic stretch from Arachis stenosperma cultivar V10309 chromosome 3, arast.V10309.gnm1.PFL2, whole genome shotgun sequence includes:
- the LOC130970549 gene encoding 7-methylxanthosine synthase 1-like has translation MSTLIILGSTERTKCITTKEGLREDMEVDTSTQNILHMNSGVGDKSYAHNSFFQRKAIIQAKPILEESITRLYHNNIVPKCLKVADLGCSSGPNALQVVSNIINIVDTTSSNLNLTSPNFQFYLNDLFENDFNTIFKSLPQYHKTLLEEKKELKIGSCFINATPGTFYNRLFPTSSIHFFHSSYCLHWLSQVPEKLIEGEEALRWDNIYLTRTSPVSMHKAYLEQFQKDFKQFLKSRSEELVTGGGMLLAFIGRQDTSEIRTAWELIDMSLKDLLLEKLIEKETLECFNMPNYDPSMEEVKQVIEEEGSFILQKLETVHQDWDPNTNGGGNDKNKVDENMRGEILAKYIRAITEPLLKAHFGELRMDELFLRLENKAVQLIKEIKIFKFPILVISLIKNA, from the exons ATGAGCACCTTAATTATCTTGGGTTCAACAGAAC gtaCCAAGTGCATTACTACAAAGGAAGGACTAAGAGAAGACATGGAAGTTGATACGTCAACCCAAAATATCCTGCACATGAATAGTGGTGTAGGAGACAAAAGCTATGCACATAACTCTTTCTTTCAA AGAAAGGCAATCATCCAGGCAAAACCAATATTAGAAGAAAGTATCACAAGACTCTATCATAATAATATTGTTCCTAAGTGTTTGAAGGTAGCTGATTTAGGGTGTTCTTCAGGACCAAATGCTCTTCAAGTTGTATCAAATATCATCAACATTGTTGACACAACTAGCTCCAACTTGAATCTTACTTCACCTAATTTCCAATTCTATTTGAATGATCTATTTGAAAATGATTTCAATACTATTTTCAAATCACTCCCTCAATACCACAAGACATTATTGGAAGAAAAGAAGGAACTCAAGATTGGTTCATGTTTCATTAATGCAACTCCAGGGACATTCTACAACAGACTCTTTCCAACTTCTTCCATACACTTCTTCCATTCTTCCTATTGTCTACACTGGCTTTCTCAG GTTCCAGAGAAGTtgattgaaggagaagaagcaCTTAGATGGGACAACATATATTTAACAAGAACAAGTCCTGTGTCAATGCACAAAGCATATTTGGAACAATTCCAGAAGGACTTCAAACAGTTCCTGAAATCACGTTCAGAAGAATTGGTAACAGGTGGTGGGATGCTTTTGGCATTCATTGGAAGACAAGATACTTCAGAAATTAGAACTGCTTGGGAGCTAATTGACATGTCGCTCAAGGACTTGCTCTTAGAG AAATTGATTGAAAAGGAAACTTTGGAATGCTTCAATATGCCAAATTAtgacccttcaatggaagaagtTAAACAAGTAATCGAGGAAGAAGGATCTTTCATTCTTCAGAAACTGGAAACGGTTCATCAGGATTGGGACCCCAACACAAATGGAGGAGGCAATGATAAGAATAAGGTTGATGAGAATATGAGAGGGGAGATTTTAGCTAAATACATTAGAGCTATTACTGAACCCCTTTTAAAGGCACATTTCGGAGAATTGAGAATGGATGAGTTATTCCTTAGGTTGGAAAATAAGGCGGTCCAACTTATTAAGGagattaaaatattcaaatttccTATCCTTGTAATATCCCTTATTAAAAATGCTTAA